A DNA window from Christiangramia salexigens contains the following coding sequences:
- a CDS encoding NAD(P)/FAD-dependent oxidoreductase: protein MIKTDILIIGAGPTGLFTVFEAGLLKLKAHLIDALPQPGGQCSEIYPKKPIYDIPAFPEILAGDLVNNLMEQIKPFEPGFTLGERAETLEKLDDGTFIVTTNKGTQHHAPVVAIAGGLGSFEPRKPPIPNISDFEDKGVSYFIKNPEEYRDKKVVIAGGGDSALDWAIYLADVAAEVSLVHRRKEFRGALDSVERVSELAKLGKIEMITNAEVVGIEGEYNLENVVIRHKDKARGEEFKSVDNFIPLFGLSPKLGPIGNWGLEIEKNAIKVDNSYDYQTNIPGVYAIGDVNTYKGKLKLILSGFHEAAIMCQSAYQKIYPDKKYVLKYTTVGGVEGFDGSKKEAKREVVQSIEV from the coding sequence ATGATTAAAACAGACATACTTATAATTGGAGCAGGACCCACTGGGCTATTTACTGTTTTTGAAGCCGGACTCCTGAAGTTGAAAGCACACCTGATAGATGCTTTGCCACAACCAGGTGGACAATGTTCAGAGATCTATCCAAAAAAACCTATTTATGACATCCCTGCATTTCCGGAGATTCTTGCCGGAGATCTGGTGAATAATCTTATGGAACAAATAAAACCATTCGAGCCGGGATTTACGCTGGGAGAACGTGCAGAGACCTTGGAAAAACTGGATGATGGCACTTTTATTGTGACCACCAATAAAGGAACTCAGCACCACGCACCTGTAGTTGCTATTGCAGGAGGTTTGGGATCTTTCGAGCCGAGAAAACCCCCTATCCCGAATATTTCAGATTTTGAAGATAAAGGTGTTTCTTATTTCATAAAAAATCCGGAGGAATACCGGGATAAAAAAGTGGTCATTGCAGGTGGTGGAGATTCAGCTTTGGATTGGGCGATCTATCTGGCAGATGTAGCTGCAGAGGTTTCCCTGGTTCACAGAAGAAAAGAATTTCGTGGAGCTTTGGATTCTGTAGAAAGAGTTTCAGAGTTGGCCAAGCTGGGGAAAATTGAAATGATCACCAATGCAGAGGTTGTAGGCATTGAAGGAGAATATAATCTCGAGAATGTGGTTATAAGGCATAAGGACAAAGCCAGAGGGGAAGAATTTAAGTCGGTGGATAATTTTATACCCCTGTTCGGTTTATCTCCTAAACTGGGTCCAATTGGAAACTGGGGACTGGAAATAGAGAAGAATGCGATCAAGGTGGATAATTCTTATGATTACCAAACCAATATTCCGGGAGTTTATGCAATTGGTGATGTGAATACGTATAAAGGAAAATTAAAGCTTATCCTTTCCGGTTTTCATGAAGCAGCGATCATGTGCCAAAGCGCTTATCAGAAAATTTATCCGGACAAAAAATATGTTTTAAAATATACTACCGTTGGTGGTGTTGAAGGTTTTGATGGTTCAAAAAAGGAGGCAAAGAGAGAGGTGGTCCAAAGTATAGAGGTATAA
- a CDS encoding OsmC family protein codes for MKISLKRLNDNYLFETKNERGDIVLLDNKSEEEPKGSSPMDLLLRGIAGCSSIDVVMILKKQQHELEDIQVEVEGFREDGAVPNVFKKIHIKFNLKGDVPEAKALRAVKLSMDKYCSVSKMLEKAAEISYSVELNSKILS; via the coding sequence ATGAAGATCAGTTTAAAGAGATTAAACGATAATTACCTTTTTGAAACAAAAAATGAAAGAGGGGATATTGTCCTGTTAGATAATAAATCTGAAGAGGAACCTAAGGGGTCAAGTCCTATGGATCTGTTACTTCGCGGAATAGCTGGTTGCAGTAGTATAGATGTGGTAATGATCTTAAAAAAGCAGCAACACGAACTTGAGGATATTCAGGTTGAGGTTGAAGGCTTTCGTGAAGATGGTGCAGTACCAAATGTTTTCAAGAAGATCCATATCAAATTTAATCTTAAAGGGGATGTTCCCGAAGCTAAGGCACTAAGGGCTGTAAAGCTTTCTATGGATAAATATTGTTCGGTTTCAAAAATGCTGGAAAAGGCAGCAGAGATCAGTTATTCTGTAGAGCTGAATTCAAAGATTTTGTCTTAG
- the metF gene encoding methylenetetrahydrofolate reductase [NAD(P)H] — protein sequence MKITEHINSAKNRTLFSFEILPPLKGQNIKSIYENIDPLMEFKPPFIDVTYHREEYVYSEKENGLLEKKIVRKRPGTVGICAAIQSKYGVDAVPHILCGGFSKEDTENFLIDLDFLGINNVMALRGDAVKSETYFTPEANGNCFASDLVTQIDDMNKGKYLDEVIEKGHNTNFCTGVAGYPEKHMEAPSLDRDIERLKQKIEAGAEYVVTQMFFDNQAYFEFVDKCRKNGINVPIIPGLKPIATKRQLSIIPHRFHVDMPDSLIREVDKCKDNKEVRQVGVEWCIQQSRELVSAGVPVLHYYSMGRSTNIQKIAAAVF from the coding sequence ATGAAGATCACCGAACATATAAACTCAGCAAAGAATAGAACCTTGTTTTCATTCGAAATTCTGCCACCTCTTAAAGGACAGAATATAAAATCGATCTATGAAAATATAGATCCATTGATGGAGTTTAAACCACCATTTATAGACGTTACCTACCATAGAGAAGAATATGTATACTCCGAAAAGGAGAACGGGTTGCTGGAAAAAAAGATCGTTAGAAAACGTCCGGGTACCGTAGGAATTTGTGCGGCGATCCAAAGCAAATATGGAGTTGATGCTGTGCCTCATATTCTTTGTGGAGGCTTCTCAAAAGAAGATACCGAGAACTTTCTTATAGATCTGGATTTCCTGGGAATCAATAATGTTATGGCTTTACGAGGTGATGCGGTTAAAAGTGAAACTTACTTTACACCCGAAGCAAATGGAAACTGTTTTGCCAGTGACCTGGTAACCCAGATCGATGATATGAATAAAGGTAAATATCTGGATGAGGTTATCGAAAAAGGACATAATACCAACTTTTGTACGGGCGTGGCTGGTTATCCCGAAAAGCATATGGAAGCTCCAAGTCTGGATAGGGATATAGAAAGGCTAAAGCAAAAGATCGAAGCAGGAGCAGAATATGTGGTCACTCAAATGTTTTTTGATAATCAGGCGTATTTTGAATTTGTAGATAAGTGCCGGAAAAATGGGATTAATGTTCCTATTATTCCGGGATTAAAACCGATAGCAACAAAAAGGCAGTTGAGTATCATTCCGCATAGATTTCATGTGGATATGCCAGATAGCCTGATCAGAGAGGTAGATAAGTGCAAGGATAACAAAGAAGTTAGACAGGTAGGTGTGGAGTGGTGTATTCAGCAAAGCAGGGAGCTGGTTTCGGCCGGGGTGCCTGTACTTCATTATTACTCGATGGGTAGAAGTACCAATATTCAGAAAATAGCAGCGGCAGTTTTCTAA
- a CDS encoding precorrin-2 dehydrogenase/sirohydrochlorin ferrochelatase family protein, translating into MERNELYPVFLKVNKLNILVVGGGNVGHEKLHFLLKSSPNANVKVVAKWFLPATKELANKHGVKLIKGVYKKKYLKKRHFVIAATNNERLNRRVYKHAKKRFLLANIADTPELCDFYMGGIVNKGHVKIAISTNGKSPTTAKRLRQFFEEVIPENVNEMVENLNEYRKTIKGDFEVKVDKMNKITESLIVKKEKND; encoded by the coding sequence ATGGAAAGAAATGAATTATATCCTGTTTTTCTCAAGGTCAATAAACTGAATATTCTTGTTGTTGGAGGAGGGAATGTTGGACATGAGAAATTACATTTTCTTTTGAAGTCCAGTCCGAATGCCAATGTTAAGGTTGTAGCCAAATGGTTTTTGCCAGCGACGAAGGAGTTGGCGAATAAACATGGAGTAAAACTTATTAAAGGTGTATACAAAAAGAAGTATTTAAAAAAACGACATTTTGTGATAGCTGCAACGAATAACGAGAGGCTGAATAGGCGGGTTTACAAACATGCTAAAAAGCGCTTTTTGCTCGCTAATATTGCCGATACTCCAGAGTTATGTGATTTTTATATGGGTGGCATAGTAAATAAGGGGCATGTAAAAATTGCCATCTCTACCAACGGTAAGTCTCCTACCACAGCTAAAAGGTTAAGGCAGTTCTTTGAGGAAGTAATACCCGAGAATGTAAATGAGATGGTAGAAAATTTAAATGAATACCGAAAAACCATTAAAGGCGATTTCGAAGTCAAGGTGGATAAAATGAATAAAATAACAGAATCCCTAATCGTAAAAAAAGAGAAAAATGATTAA
- the metH gene encoding methionine synthase: MADVRPLKLSGLEPLVITPESNFINVGERTNVAGSRKFLRLIKEEKYEEALEVARQQVDDGAQIIDINMDDGLIEGREAMVKFLNLIVAEPDIARVPIMIDSSKWDIIEAGLQVVQGKCVVNSISLKEGEEEFITHAKKIRRYGAAVIVMAFDEVGQADNYERRIEIAKRSYDILVNKVNFPPEDIIFDLNIFPVGTGMDEHKRNAIDFIEGTRWVKKNLPHCSVSGGVSNVSFSFRGNNPVREAMHSVFLYHAIKAGMNIGIVNPSLLEVYDEIPKDLLEHVEDVILDRREDATERLLDLAENVVGRKRESNVNLAWREEPLQDRITHALVKGIDAFIIEDVEQARQEAAKPLEVIEQHLMIGMNVVGDLFGSGKMFLPQVVKSARVMKKAVAYLLPYIEADKSNKRQSAGKVLMATVKGDVHDIGKNIVGVVLGCNNYEIIDLGVMVPPEKIIETAKAENVDAIGLSGLITPSLDEMVFLAKEMDRQEFSVPLLIGGATTSKAHTAVKIDPQYKFAVAHVNDASRAVTVIGDLLKESTREKYKSDLKEDYEKFRKNFRKRSKVKSFLSIEEARANKYKIDWATTSIHEPEETGVKVIDDFDLEKLLNYIDWTPFFRSWDLHGRYPEILKDEKVGPQAKSLFDDAQVLLKRILEEKLLKAKAVFGLFPANAINHDDIEISYSHKGSEKKMIFRTLRQQLKKHGGKPNFALSDFIAPKESGIQDYMGCFCVSTGFGTQELATEFEKDHDDYNSIMVKALADRLAEAFAEYLHKQVRTKEWGYAPNEDLSNEDLISEVYKGIRPAPGYPACPDHLEKLSIWEVLNVEKQIGVCLTDSLAMWPAASVSGYYFANPEARYFGLGKIKEDQVKDFATRKGISIEKAGKWLNPSIAD, from the coding sequence ATGGCAGATGTTAGACCTTTAAAATTATCTGGACTGGAACCTTTGGTGATAACTCCGGAAAGTAATTTCATAAATGTAGGCGAGCGAACCAACGTAGCTGGTTCCCGGAAGTTTCTCCGCTTGATCAAAGAAGAAAAGTATGAGGAAGCCCTTGAGGTTGCAAGACAGCAGGTAGATGATGGAGCACAGATCATCGATATCAATATGGATGATGGGCTTATAGAAGGCCGGGAAGCAATGGTGAAATTTTTGAACCTTATCGTTGCAGAACCTGATATTGCCCGTGTACCAATAATGATAGATAGCTCTAAATGGGATATTATAGAAGCTGGGCTTCAGGTGGTGCAGGGAAAATGTGTGGTAAATTCTATCAGTCTTAAAGAAGGCGAGGAAGAATTTATAACACATGCTAAAAAGATAAGGCGCTATGGAGCCGCTGTAATTGTTATGGCCTTTGATGAAGTAGGACAGGCCGATAATTATGAGAGAAGAATAGAGATCGCAAAACGCTCTTATGACATTCTTGTGAACAAAGTCAATTTTCCTCCAGAGGATATCATTTTCGACCTGAATATTTTTCCGGTAGGCACAGGGATGGATGAACATAAGCGCAATGCCATAGATTTTATAGAAGGAACGAGATGGGTAAAAAAGAATTTACCCCATTGTAGTGTAAGTGGTGGAGTGAGCAATGTTTCTTTTTCGTTTCGAGGAAATAATCCCGTCCGTGAGGCGATGCATTCAGTTTTTCTGTACCATGCAATTAAGGCCGGAATGAATATCGGGATCGTAAATCCTTCTTTGCTGGAAGTATATGATGAAATTCCCAAAGACCTTCTGGAACATGTTGAAGATGTTATTCTCGACAGAAGGGAAGATGCTACAGAGAGACTATTAGACCTTGCTGAAAATGTAGTGGGCAGGAAAAGGGAAAGCAATGTGAATCTAGCATGGAGAGAGGAGCCTCTTCAAGACAGGATCACTCATGCCCTGGTAAAAGGTATAGATGCATTTATTATTGAAGATGTGGAGCAGGCCAGGCAGGAAGCCGCAAAGCCTCTAGAAGTTATAGAACAGCATCTAATGATCGGGATGAATGTAGTAGGAGATCTGTTTGGAAGCGGGAAAATGTTTTTACCTCAGGTAGTGAAATCGGCAAGGGTAATGAAAAAGGCTGTAGCCTATCTGTTACCATATATTGAAGCAGATAAGTCAAATAAAAGACAATCTGCCGGGAAGGTGTTAATGGCGACTGTAAAAGGAGATGTGCACGATATTGGTAAAAATATAGTAGGAGTAGTACTTGGATGCAATAATTATGAGATCATCGATCTTGGTGTGATGGTGCCACCAGAAAAAATCATAGAAACCGCCAAAGCAGAAAATGTAGATGCGATTGGTTTAAGCGGACTTATTACACCTTCCCTGGATGAGATGGTCTTCCTCGCAAAGGAGATGGATCGTCAGGAATTTTCTGTTCCATTGTTGATCGGTGGCGCTACGACCTCCAAAGCTCATACGGCAGTAAAGATCGATCCGCAATATAAATTTGCTGTAGCTCACGTGAATGATGCGTCCCGGGCAGTTACTGTTATAGGCGATCTTTTGAAGGAAAGTACACGTGAGAAGTATAAAAGTGACCTTAAGGAAGATTATGAAAAGTTCAGAAAGAACTTTAGGAAACGTAGCAAAGTGAAATCTTTTCTAAGTATAGAAGAGGCTCGGGCTAATAAGTATAAGATCGACTGGGCGACAACCTCGATCCATGAACCGGAAGAAACCGGTGTTAAAGTAATTGATGATTTTGATCTTGAAAAACTCCTAAATTATATAGACTGGACCCCATTTTTTAGAAGCTGGGATCTGCACGGCAGATATCCTGAAATTCTTAAAGACGAAAAGGTAGGTCCACAGGCAAAAAGCTTATTTGATGATGCTCAGGTTCTGCTGAAAAGGATCCTGGAGGAAAAGCTATTAAAGGCTAAAGCAGTCTTTGGTCTGTTCCCCGCAAATGCAATTAATCACGATGATATTGAAATCAGTTATTCGCATAAGGGATCAGAAAAGAAAATGATCTTTAGAACGCTGAGGCAACAGCTGAAAAAACATGGTGGAAAACCAAATTTCGCCCTGTCAGATTTCATTGCTCCTAAGGAAAGCGGAATTCAGGATTATATGGGGTGTTTCTGTGTGAGTACAGGATTTGGAACACAGGAATTGGCAACCGAATTTGAAAAAGATCATGACGATTATAACTCGATCATGGTTAAAGCCCTTGCAGACAGGCTTGCGGAAGCTTTTGCTGAATATCTTCATAAACAGGTGAGAACTAAGGAGTGGGGCTATGCTCCTAACGAAGACCTTTCTAATGAAGACCTGATCAGCGAGGTATATAAAGGGATCAGACCGGCGCCAGGTTATCCTGCCTGTCCCGATCACTTAGAAAAACTAAGTATTTGGGAGGTTCTAAATGTAGAGAAGCAAATAGGCGTTTGCTTGACAGATAGTCTGGCTATGTGGCCGGCAGCAAGCGTAAGTGGATACTACTTTGCAAATCCCGAAGCGAGATATTTTGGTCTTGGAAAGATAAAAGAAGATCAGGTAAAAGATTTTGCCACTAGAAAAGGAATATCAATAGAAAAGGCCGGAAAATGGCTTAACCCCTCAATAGCAGATTAA
- a CDS encoding homocysteine S-methyltransferase family protein: MSKIEEQLSKKILILDGAMGTMLQEYKFSEEDFRGKRFANWSASLKGNNDLLSITQPDAIAEIHRKYFEAGADIVETNTFSGTSIAMADYKMEELVYELNYESARIAKKVALEVSEAEPSKPRFVAGAMGPTNKTASMSPDVNDPGYRAISFVQLQNAYKEQARALIDGGVDILLVETVFDTLNAKAALFAIDELKEELALDIPVMVSGTITDASGRTLSGQTAEAFLISVSHIPLLSIGFNCALGAKQLTPHLEAIARITDFGVSAYPNAGLPNAFGEYDQSANQMAAQVKEYLDKALVNILGGCCGTTPEHIKAIAKVARDYSPRKINRKNQIQSI; the protein is encoded by the coding sequence ATGTCAAAAATAGAAGAGCAACTCTCCAAAAAAATATTAATTCTGGATGGTGCCATGGGCACTATGCTTCAGGAATATAAATTCTCTGAAGAAGATTTCCGTGGAAAAAGATTTGCGAACTGGTCTGCTTCTCTGAAAGGGAATAATGACCTTTTGTCTATCACTCAGCCTGATGCTATCGCCGAAATTCACAGGAAGTATTTCGAAGCAGGAGCAGATATTGTTGAAACCAATACCTTTTCCGGCACCAGTATCGCTATGGCCGATTATAAAATGGAAGAGCTGGTTTATGAACTTAACTATGAGTCGGCAAGGATCGCAAAGAAAGTTGCTCTGGAAGTATCAGAGGCAGAACCTTCCAAACCCCGATTTGTAGCGGGAGCGATGGGACCAACTAATAAAACGGCCAGCATGTCTCCGGATGTGAATGATCCCGGCTATCGCGCCATTTCCTTTGTTCAATTACAAAATGCTTATAAGGAACAGGCAAGGGCTCTAATAGATGGAGGTGTGGATATATTACTGGTAGAAACAGTATTCGATACCCTCAATGCAAAAGCGGCCTTGTTTGCAATAGATGAGCTTAAAGAAGAACTGGCGCTAGATATTCCTGTGATGGTTAGCGGTACAATTACCGATGCTTCCGGCAGAACGCTATCCGGTCAAACTGCAGAGGCCTTTCTTATTTCGGTTTCTCATATTCCATTGTTAAGCATTGGCTTCAATTGTGCATTGGGAGCGAAACAGCTTACCCCACATTTAGAAGCGATTGCCAGAATTACTGATTTTGGAGTTTCAGCTTACCCCAATGCGGGTTTACCTAATGCATTTGGAGAATATGATCAGTCGGCCAATCAGATGGCTGCTCAGGTAAAAGAGTATCTCGATAAGGCACTCGTAAATATTCTTGGAGGTTGTTGTGGAACCACTCCCGAACACATCAAAGCCATCGCAAAGGTGGCAAGGGATTATAGTCCGCGAAAGATCAATAGGAAAAATCAAATTCAAAGTATTTAG
- a CDS encoding acyloxyacyl hydrolase, which yields MKKISLCLFFLSSLLLQAQEEKLSKYYSLDASYFYGSILEHNPDISHLITGHPTGVILSWNQKTYGLKEWERRYNYPDFGYSFTYQDLKNQYLGESFGLYAHFNFYFFNRNLMFRIGQGLAYNTNPYDSDQNYINNAYGSKILSTTYLMGNYYRQNIIDGFGLQAGVSIIHYSNADFRSPNNSTNTFTFNLGVNYLLDHEEHPEYIPEGIREKYTEPVHYNFAIRSGVNSTGVVGSPQLPFLTIAAYADKVINVKSTLQGGAELIFSRSLEEFIQYKAAAFPQQNNDPNADAKRVGAFIGHKLTFNKMALITQLGCYVYYPYTSYVEQIYNRIGLERKITDNWWASATVRSHAANAEAVEFSIGYRL from the coding sequence ATGAAAAAAATCAGCCTGTGCCTTTTTTTCTTATCCAGCCTTCTATTGCAAGCGCAGGAGGAGAAATTATCCAAATATTATTCGCTGGATGCCAGTTATTTTTACGGCAGTATATTAGAGCATAATCCGGATATATCACATTTAATTACCGGGCATCCTACGGGAGTGATCTTAAGCTGGAATCAAAAAACTTACGGACTTAAGGAATGGGAGCGAAGATATAATTATCCCGATTTTGGATATTCTTTTACCTATCAGGATTTGAAAAATCAATATCTGGGAGAAAGCTTTGGCCTATATGCACATTTTAATTTTTATTTCTTCAACCGAAACCTGATGTTCAGGATTGGGCAGGGCTTAGCATATAACACTAATCCCTATGATTCAGATCAAAATTATATCAATAATGCTTATGGTTCTAAAATTCTGAGTACGACTTACCTTATGGGTAATTATTATCGACAGAATATTATTGATGGCTTTGGATTGCAGGCAGGGGTTTCAATTATTCATTATTCCAATGCAGATTTTAGATCTCCAAATAACAGCACAAATACCTTCACATTTAATTTAGGTGTGAATTATCTGTTGGATCATGAGGAACATCCGGAATATATTCCCGAAGGTATTAGGGAGAAATATACAGAGCCGGTGCATTATAATTTCGCGATAAGAAGTGGTGTGAATTCTACTGGTGTAGTGGGCTCTCCCCAATTACCTTTTTTAACGATTGCAGCTTATGCAGATAAAGTGATCAATGTGAAAAGTACACTGCAGGGTGGCGCAGAGCTAATATTTTCCAGATCCCTTGAGGAATTCATTCAATACAAGGCAGCGGCCTTTCCACAGCAGAATAATGATCCTAATGCAGACGCGAAAAGAGTAGGAGCCTTCATAGGTCATAAGCTTACATTTAATAAGATGGCTCTTATCACACAATTGGGATGTTATGTTTATTATCCATATACCAGTTATGTTGAACAGATCTATAACAGAATTGGTTTGGAGAGAAAAATTACTGATAACTGGTGGGCCTCTGCTACTGTTCGTTCCCATGCAGCAAATGCCGAAGCCG